A window of the Arachis duranensis cultivar V14167 chromosome 5, aradu.V14167.gnm2.J7QH, whole genome shotgun sequence genome harbors these coding sequences:
- the LOC107489948 gene encoding uncharacterized protein LOC107489948 isoform X1, translating to MAASFLPLPALLALTYMLISRTRILMFLHNFLSMTNLLGSTDVITHFITTITLRPEELPLELKHSFKIVVADPPYLMLGSNNTLIWYSSADQLLPLLLRKEGRQVQRRQLRVLLDDTSTFTGEMTAGPNANSIRGFEVIDTIKSQVESLCPGVVFLC from the exons ATGGCAGCGTCATTTCTCCCATTGCCTGCATTGCTTGCCCTAACCTATATGCTTATCTCAAG AACACGGATTCTAATGTTCCTGCACAACTTTTTGAGTATGACAAACCTTTTGGGCAGTACGGATGTGATTACACATTTTATAACAACAATCACCCTGAGGCCTGAGGAGTTGCCGCTGGAGTTGAAGCATTCCTTCAAAATAGTAGTGGCAGATCCTCCTTACTTG ATGTTGGGCAGCAACAACACTTTGATATGGTATTCAAG TGCTGATCAACTCTTGCCATTGCTGCTGAGAAAAGAAGGCCGCCAAGTCCAGAGACGCCAACTTCGAG TGCTATTAGATGATACATCAACTTTTACCGGAGAAATGACAGCAGGTCCTAATGCTAATTCTATTAGAGGTTTTGAAGTCATAGATACCATAAAATCCCAAGTAGAGAGCTTGTGCCCTGGTGTTGTGTTTTTGTGCTGA
- the LOC107489923 gene encoding miraculin, producing the protein MNFTLLALFFFFSLRSQLLLGASNASPEEVLDTSGKKLRTDTNYYIIPAKPFVICGIVSCFNGGGLVLDTFDETCPLDVMIEKANDGLPLQFSPINPKMGVIRVSTDLNIMFSAADQNNCPQYSTVWKLGDYDASNGQTFVGTGGDFGNPSSQTIKSWFKIEKYEDAYKLVYCPSVCKSCKHLCKDIGIFEDKNKRMHLALSDDPFKVKFKKV; encoded by the coding sequence atgaattttacacTTCTAgccttattctttttcttttctttgagatCTCAATTACTTCTTGGAGCATCGAATGCTTCACCTGAAGAAGTTCTTGACACTTCAGGCAAGAAGCTAAGAACCGACACCAATTACTACATCATTCCGGCCAAGCCTTTCGTCATATGCGGCATTGTTAGCTGCTTTAATGGCGGAGGGCTTGTCCTGGACACCTTCGACGAAACATGTCCTCTTGATGTTATGATTGAGAAAGCAAATGACGGTCTTCCACTTCAATTCTCACCTATTAACCCTAAAATGGGTGTTATTCGAGTCTCTACAGATCTCAACATCATGTTCTCCGCCGCGGACCAAAATAATTGCCCCCAATACTCCACCGTGTGGAAGCTTGGTGACTATGATGCTTCTAATGGGCAAACGTTTGTGGGCACTGGGGGTGATTTTGGAAATCCAAGTTCCCAAACCATAAAAAGTTGGTTTAAGATTGAGAAGTACGAGGATGCTTATAAGTTGGTGTATTGCCCTAGCGTGTGCAAATCTTGTAAGCATTTGTGCAAAGATATTGGCATCTTTGAGGATAAGAATAAGAGGATGCATTTGGCTCTAAGTGATGATCCCTTCAAAGTTAAGTTCAAGAAAGTTTAA
- the LOC107489948 gene encoding uncharacterized protein LOC107489948 isoform X3, giving the protein MAASFLPLPALLALTYMLISSTDVITHFITTITLRPEELPLELKHSFKIVVADPPYLMLGSNNTLIWYSSADQLLPLLLRKEGRQVQRRQLRVLLDDTSTFTGEMTAGPNANSIRGFEVIDTIKSQVESLCPGVVFLC; this is encoded by the exons ATGGCAGCGTCATTTCTCCCATTGCCTGCATTGCTTGCCCTAACCTATATGCTTATCTCAAG TACGGATGTGATTACACATTTTATAACAACAATCACCCTGAGGCCTGAGGAGTTGCCGCTGGAGTTGAAGCATTCCTTCAAAATAGTAGTGGCAGATCCTCCTTACTTG ATGTTGGGCAGCAACAACACTTTGATATGGTATTCAAG TGCTGATCAACTCTTGCCATTGCTGCTGAGAAAAGAAGGCCGCCAAGTCCAGAGACGCCAACTTCGAG TGCTATTAGATGATACATCAACTTTTACCGGAGAAATGACAGCAGGTCCTAATGCTAATTCTATTAGAGGTTTTGAAGTCATAGATACCATAAAATCCCAAGTAGAGAGCTTGTGCCCTGGTGTTGTGTTTTTGTGCTGA
- the LOC107489948 gene encoding uncharacterized protein LOC107489948 isoform X2, whose protein sequence is MAASFLPLPALLALTYMLISRTRILMFLHNFLSMTNLLGSTDVITHFITTITLRPEELPLELKHSFKIVVADPPYLMLGSNNTLIWYSRHVTINDVHEGRQVQRRQLRVLLDDTSTFTGEMTAGPNANSIRGFEVIDTIKSQVESLCPGVVFLC, encoded by the exons ATGGCAGCGTCATTTCTCCCATTGCCTGCATTGCTTGCCCTAACCTATATGCTTATCTCAAG AACACGGATTCTAATGTTCCTGCACAACTTTTTGAGTATGACAAACCTTTTGGGCAGTACGGATGTGATTACACATTTTATAACAACAATCACCCTGAGGCCTGAGGAGTTGCCGCTGGAGTTGAAGCATTCCTTCAAAATAGTAGTGGCAGATCCTCCTTACTTG ATGTTGGGCAGCAACAACACTTTGATATGGTATTCAAGGCATGTCACAATTAATGACGTTCATG AAGGCCGCCAAGTCCAGAGACGCCAACTTCGAG TGCTATTAGATGATACATCAACTTTTACCGGAGAAATGACAGCAGGTCCTAATGCTAATTCTATTAGAGGTTTTGAAGTCATAGATACCATAAAATCCCAAGTAGAGAGCTTGTGCCCTGGTGTTGTGTTTTTGTGCTGA
- the LOC107489922 gene encoding miraculin-like — protein MRITLFALALLIALSSQPPLLGASNNASPPEVLDTSAKILRADSNYYIVPYWPQPTKCLTSGGLGLTSIGQTCPLDVILVNDRYHGRLPLSFTPINPKKGVIRVDTDLNIKFAARTSCPHHSTAWTLEFFGSNKAPQWFVTTGGALGNPGWKTMYNWFKIEEYDGAYKLVHCPSFLPHKHLCQNVGVVVDRNGNKRLALTHVPLKVQFQKA, from the coding sequence ATGAGGATCACACTATTTGCACTAGCCCTTCTCATAGCCTTGAGCTCACAACCACCACTTCTTGGAGCATCTAATAATGCTTCACCTCCAGAAGTTCTTGACACTTCAGCCAAAATCCTAAGAGCTGATTCAAATTACTATATTGTCCCTTATTGGCCACAACCCACAAAATGTTTAACTAGTGGAGGCCTAGGTCTCACCAGCATTGGCCAAACATGCCCTCTTGATGTTATTCTTGTGAATGATAGATATCATGGTCGTTTACCACTATCATTCACACCAATTAACCCTAAAAAAGGCGTTATTCGAGTCGACACTgatctcaacatcaaattcgcCGCTAGAACAAGTTGTCCACACCATTCTACGGCGTGGACACTTGAATTTTTTGGCTCTAATAAGGCGCCACAGTGGTTCGTCACAACTGGTGGCGCTCTTGGGAACCCGGGTTGGAAAACCATGTACAATTGGTTCAAGATTGAGGAGTATGATGGGGCTTATAAGTTGGTGCATTGTCCAAGTTTCTTGCCTCACAAGCATCTATGCCAGAATGTTGGTGTGGTTGTTGATCGCAATGGGAATAAGCGTTTGGCTCTCACTCATGTTCCACTCAAAGTCCAATTCCAAAAAGCATGA